A window from Brucella sp. BE17 encodes these proteins:
- a CDS encoding glucan ABC transporter ATP-binding protein/ permease encodes MSLLKIYWRAMQYLAVEKAGTITMCVASVLVAVVTLAEPILFGKVIQAISDKSDISLPLGLWAALGAFNIVAAVFVARGADRLAHRRRLGVMIDSYERIITMPLSWHQKRGTSNALHTLIRATDSLFTLWLEFMRQHLTTVVALVTLIPVAMSMDLRMSLVLIVLGVIYVMIGQLVMRKTKDGQVAVEKHHHKLFEHVSDTISNVSVVQSYNRIASETKALRDYAHNLEKSQFPVLNWWALASGLNRMASTFSMVVVLVLGAYFVTKGQMRVGDVVAFIGFAQLMIGRLDQISAFINQTVTARAKLEEFFDMEDATADRQEPQGAKDLEDVKGDIVFDNVTFEFPNSGQGVYDISFGVKPGQTVAIVGPTGAGKTTLINLLQRVFDPAAGRILIDGTDTRSVSRRSLRHAIATVFQDAGLFNRSVEDNIRIGNENASHEDVHSAARAAAAHDFILAKSSGYDTVVGERGSQLSGGERQRLAIARAILKDSPILVLDEATSALDVETEEKVKKAVDELSESRTTFIIAHRLSTVRSADIVLFLDNGHLVERGSFDELAALGGRFSDLLRAGGLAVDTKPDRTIEIEAEIEEGSNVMPFPARA; translated from the coding sequence GTGTCGTTACTCAAAATCTACTGGCGTGCCATGCAATATCTCGCGGTCGAAAAGGCCGGGACGATAACCATGTGTGTCGCAAGTGTGCTTGTCGCCGTCGTCACTCTGGCCGAACCAATCCTGTTCGGTAAGGTCATTCAGGCTATTTCCGACAAAAGCGACATTTCCCTCCCGCTTGGACTTTGGGCCGCACTCGGCGCTTTCAATATCGTTGCCGCCGTCTTCGTAGCGCGTGGTGCCGACCGTCTGGCACACCGCCGTCGTCTCGGCGTGATGATCGATTCCTATGAGCGCATCATCACCATGCCGCTTTCATGGCACCAGAAGCGCGGCACATCCAATGCGCTGCATACACTGATCCGCGCAACGGATTCGCTCTTCACGCTTTGGCTCGAGTTTATGCGCCAGCATCTGACCACGGTCGTCGCGCTCGTAACGCTCATTCCTGTTGCCATGAGCATGGATCTGCGCATGTCGTTGGTGCTGATCGTGCTTGGCGTCATCTATGTGATGATCGGGCAACTGGTCATGCGCAAGACCAAGGACGGCCAGGTAGCCGTCGAAAAGCATCACCACAAGTTGTTTGAGCATGTCAGCGACACGATCAGCAATGTGTCGGTGGTTCAAAGCTATAACCGCATCGCATCGGAAACCAAAGCGCTGCGCGACTATGCGCATAATCTCGAAAAGTCGCAGTTCCCGGTTCTCAACTGGTGGGCCCTGGCAAGCGGCCTCAATCGCATGGCCTCGACCTTCTCGATGGTCGTTGTGCTGGTGCTGGGTGCCTATTTCGTGACCAAGGGCCAGATGCGCGTTGGTGATGTCGTAGCCTTTATCGGCTTCGCACAGCTGATGATCGGTCGTCTCGACCAGATCAGCGCGTTCATCAACCAGACAGTCACAGCGCGCGCCAAGCTCGAAGAATTCTTTGATATGGAAGATGCAACCGCTGATCGTCAGGAACCGCAGGGTGCGAAAGACCTGGAAGACGTCAAGGGCGACATTGTCTTCGATAACGTCACCTTCGAGTTTCCCAATTCCGGTCAGGGCGTCTATGATATTTCGTTCGGCGTAAAACCCGGCCAGACAGTTGCAATCGTCGGCCCGACGGGTGCGGGCAAGACGACGTTGATCAATCTGTTGCAGCGCGTTTTCGATCCGGCCGCCGGTCGTATCCTGATCGATGGCACCGATACGCGCAGCGTCAGCCGCCGTTCGCTGCGTCACGCCATTGCAACCGTGTTTCAGGATGCAGGCCTCTTCAACCGCTCGGTGGAAGACAATATCCGTATCGGCAATGAAAATGCGTCGCATGAAGACGTGCATTCGGCTGCAAGAGCTGCCGCAGCCCACGATTTCATTCTCGCCAAGAGCAGCGGCTATGACACGGTGGTGGGCGAGCGCGGCTCGCAGCTTTCGGGCGGTGAACGCCAGCGTCTGGCCATTGCCCGTGCGATCCTGAAGGATTCGCCAATCCTCGTTCTCGATGAGGCCACGAGTGCGCTGGATGTGGAAACCGAGGAAAAGGTCAAGAAGGCCGTTGATGAATTGAGCGAAAGCCGCACCACCTTCATCATTGCGCACCGCCTTTCAACGGTCCGTTCCGCTGATATTGTCCTGTTTCTCGACAATGGCCACCTGGTCGAGCGTGGCAGTTTTGACGAATTGGCAGCTCTGGGCGGACGCTTTTCAGATCTCTTGCGCGCAGGCGGTCTTGCCGTCGATACCAAACCGGATCGCACGATAGAGATCGAAGCTGAAATCGAAGAAGGCAGCAACGTCATGCCCTTCCCAGCTCGTGCCTGA